The following coding sequences are from one Triticum aestivum cultivar Chinese Spring chromosome 5A, IWGSC CS RefSeq v2.1, whole genome shotgun sequence window:
- the LOC123104553 gene encoding probable inactive purple acid phosphatase 29 → MARLGLWHFPPLMLLLLLLLGLFLDAAAAAGKGKKWGGDGGGLRFRREGGTFKVLQVADMHYADGRSTGCEDVLPEQVAGCSDLNTTAFLYRVLRAEDPDLVVFTGDNIYGADSTDAAKSMDAAIAPAIAMNIPWAAVLGNHDQEGTLSREGVMRHLVGMKKTLSRFNPEGVEIDGFGNYNLEVGGVEGTQLANKSVLNLYFLDSGDRSTVWWIPGYGWIKASQQAWFKQTSLSLQKNYRNEEPRQKEPAPALAYFHIPLPEFSSFTASDFTGVKQESISSPSINSGFFTTMVEAGDVKAAFIGHDHVNDFCGKLTGIQLCYAGGLGYHAYGKAGWSRRARVVSVQLEKTVSGEWQGVKSIKTWKRLDDEHLTTIDSEVLWNRGSNGRRRKDHDRS, encoded by the exons ATGGCCCGCCTCGGCCTCTGGCACTTTCCGCCGCtgatgctcctcctcctcctcctcctcggcctcttcctcgacgcggcggccgcggcggggaaggggaagaagtgggGCGGTGACGGCGGGGGGCTGCGGTTCCGGCGGGAGGGCGGCACGTTCAAGGTGCTGCAGGTGGCGGACATGCACTACGCCGACGGACGGAGCACCGGGTGCGAGGACGTGCTGCCCGAGCAGGTCGCCGGCTGCTCCGACCTCAACACCACCGCCTTCCTCTACCGCGTCCTCCGCGCCGAGGACCCCGACCTCGTCGTCTTCACAG GCGATAACATATACGGCGCAGATTCAACCGACGCGGCCAAGTCGATGGATGCAGCCATCGCCCCGGCAATCGCCATGAACATTCCCTGGGCTGCTGTGCTCGGCAACCATGACCAGGAGGGCACCCTGTCGCGGGAGGGCGTGATGCGCCACCTTGTAGGCATGAAGAAAACCCTGTCACGCTTCAACCCTGAAGGAGTAGAGATCGACGGCTTCGGTAATTATAACCTCGAAGTTGGTGGGGTTGAAGGAACACAGCTGGCTAACAAATCAGTGCTCAACCTGTATTTTCTCGACAGTGGTGACCGTTCTACTGTATGGTGGATCCCTGGTTATGGTTGGATCAAGGCTTCACAGCAAGCTTGGTTCAAGCAAACCTCCTTGAGTCTGCAG AAAAACTACAGGAATGAAGAACCCAGACAGAAGGAGCCAGCACCTGCTCTTGCATACTTCCACATTCCATTGCCGGAGTTCAGCAGCTTCACAGCGTCTGATTTCACAGGAGTGAAGCAGGAGAGTATCAGCTCGCCATCAATCAACTCCGGTTTCTTTACCACGATGGTGGAAGCTGGAGATGTGAAGGCTGCCTTCATAGGACATGATCACGTAAATGACTTCTGCGGGAAGCTCACCGGTATTCAGCTCTGTTATGCCGGTGGCTTGGGTTACCATGCGTACGGGAAGGCTGGGTGGTCGAGGAGAGCAAGGGTGGTGTCCGTGCAGCTCGAGAAGACGGTGAGCGGTGAGTGGCAAGGAGTGAAGTCTATCAAGACATGGAAGAGGCTTGATGATGAACACCTCACCACGATTGACTCCGAGGTCCTGTGGAACAGAGGCTCTAATG GGAGGCGCAGGAAGGATCATGACAGAAGCTGA